One segment of Pseudomonas asgharzadehiana DNA contains the following:
- a CDS encoding non-homologous end joining protein Ku: MPRAIWKGAISFGLVHIPVSLVSATSAEGVDFDWLDKRSMDPVGYKRINKTTGKEVTKENIVKGVAFEKGRYVVLSEEEIRSAHPKSTQTIEIIAFVASDQIPLPNIDTPYFLAPDKRGGKVYALLRETLKKTRKVALANVVLHTKQHLAAVMPLESAMVLVMLRWPAEVRSLDQLELGSDVTQPSLAKGELDMAKRLVEDMSADWQPDEYRDTFQEKIMALVARKAKAGKIEDVESQEAGEERKSADVVDLTELLKRSLAGKPAAKKTAAKKSTKKAS; this comes from the coding sequence ATGCCACGGGCAATCTGGAAAGGCGCCATCAGCTTCGGCTTGGTTCATATCCCCGTGTCACTGGTCTCGGCCACATCCGCCGAGGGCGTGGACTTTGACTGGCTGGACAAGCGCAGCATGGACCCGGTGGGCTACAAGCGCATCAACAAAACCACCGGCAAAGAGGTGACCAAGGAGAACATCGTCAAGGGCGTGGCGTTTGAGAAAGGCCGCTATGTGGTACTCAGCGAAGAGGAGATTCGCTCGGCGCACCCCAAGTCCACCCAGACCATCGAAATCATCGCCTTCGTCGCCAGCGACCAGATCCCCTTGCCGAACATCGACACCCCGTACTTTCTGGCCCCGGATAAACGTGGCGGCAAGGTCTATGCGTTGCTGCGCGAAACCCTCAAGAAAACCCGCAAGGTCGCGCTGGCCAACGTGGTACTGCACACCAAACAGCACTTGGCGGCCGTGATGCCCCTGGAGTCCGCCATGGTGCTGGTGATGCTGCGCTGGCCCGCCGAAGTGCGCAGCCTGGACCAACTGGAACTGGGCAGCGACGTCACCCAGCCGAGCCTGGCCAAAGGCGAACTCGACATGGCCAAGCGCCTGGTGGAAGACATGAGCGCCGACTGGCAGCCTGACGAATACCGCGACACCTTCCAGGAAAAAATCATGGCCCTGGTGGCGAGGAAGGCCAAGGCCGGCAAGATCGAAGACGTGGAATCCCAGGAGGCCGGCGAAGAACGCAAGTCGGCCGATGTGGTTGACCTCACCGAGCTGCTCAAGCGCAGCCTGGCGGGTAAGCCGGCGGCGAAAAAAACGGCCGCGAAAAAGTCCACCAAGAAGGCCTCCTGA
- a CDS encoding PQQ-dependent sugar dehydrogenase: MLLRKTLSAALCAMILTPVYAADIQQFPSEQGSITVTPIAKGLDHPWAVAFLPDRQGFLVTERPGHLRFVGPDGKLSAPLSGVPDVWAKGQGGLLDVVLSPDFKQDRTVYLSYAEGGGKGGTAGTAVGRGRLAADLSGLVDFKVILRQEPKLSTGNHFGGRLAFDRDGYLFVTLGENNERPTAQDLDKLQGKVVRIFPDGRVPDDNPFVGQPGVRPEIWSYGQRNPQGLALNPWSGTIWENEHGPRGGDEVNIIERGKNYGWPLATHGINYSLAPIPEAKGKTAEGTVAPHHVWEKSPAISGMAFYDGDRFKAWQHNLFIGALASQELIRLQFEGDKVVHEERLLGGLKARIRDVRQGPDGFLYVLTDEDDGALYRVGLNQD; this comes from the coding sequence ATGTTGCTACGCAAAACCCTGTCAGCCGCCTTGTGCGCAATGATCCTGACGCCTGTTTATGCGGCCGATATCCAGCAGTTCCCCAGTGAGCAAGGCAGTATCACGGTAACTCCGATCGCCAAAGGCCTGGACCACCCCTGGGCGGTGGCCTTCCTGCCGGACCGGCAGGGCTTTCTGGTTACCGAACGGCCAGGGCACCTGCGGTTTGTCGGCCCCGACGGCAAACTCTCCGCCCCGTTGAGTGGCGTGCCTGACGTCTGGGCCAAGGGGCAGGGTGGTTTGCTTGATGTGGTGCTGTCGCCGGACTTCAAGCAGGACCGCACGGTGTATTTGTCTTATGCCGAAGGCGGCGGCAAAGGCGGGACGGCCGGCACCGCCGTGGGCCGTGGACGCCTGGCGGCCGACCTCAGCGGCTTGGTGGATTTCAAGGTGATCCTGCGCCAGGAGCCGAAGCTCTCCACCGGCAACCACTTCGGTGGGCGCCTGGCGTTTGATCGCGATGGCTACCTGTTCGTGACCCTGGGAGAAAACAACGAACGGCCTACCGCCCAGGACCTGGACAAGCTGCAAGGCAAGGTCGTGCGGATTTTCCCGGATGGTCGCGTGCCGGATGACAACCCTTTTGTCGGCCAGCCGGGCGTGCGCCCCGAAATCTGGTCCTACGGCCAGCGCAACCCGCAGGGTTTGGCGCTGAACCCCTGGAGCGGCACGATTTGGGAAAACGAACATGGCCCACGGGGTGGCGATGAGGTGAATATCATCGAACGTGGCAAAAACTACGGCTGGCCGCTGGCCACCCACGGCATCAACTACTCCCTGGCGCCGATTCCCGAAGCCAAGGGCAAGACCGCCGAAGGCACCGTGGCGCCGCACCATGTGTGGGAGAAGTCGCCGGCCATCAGTGGCATGGCGTTCTATGACGGTGACCGCTTCAAGGCGTGGCAGCACAACCTGTTTATCGGCGCGCTGGCCAGCCAGGAACTGATTCGCTTGCAGTTCGAGGGTGACAAAGTGGTGCATGAGGAACGCTTGCTAGGCGGCTTGAAGGCACGTATTCGCGACGTGCGGCAGGGGCCTGACGGGTTTCTGTACGTGCTCACCGACGAGGATGACGGCGCGCTGTATCGGGTGGGGTTGAACCAGGACTAG
- a CDS encoding nuclear transport factor 2 family protein, with amino-acid sequence MSATPQTRPPLPPFTRESAIEKVRLAEDGWNSRDPQRVSLAYTPDTQWRNRAEFVSSREEAKAFLTRKWAKELDYRLIKELWAFTDNRIAVRYAYEWHDDSGNWFRSYGNENWEFDENGLMAHRFACINDRPIKESERRFHWPLGRRPDEHPGLSDLGL; translated from the coding sequence ATGTCAGCCACCCCACAAACACGCCCGCCGCTGCCGCCGTTCACCCGTGAATCGGCCATCGAAAAAGTCCGCCTGGCCGAAGACGGCTGGAACTCCCGGGACCCGCAACGGGTATCCCTGGCCTACACCCCGGACACGCAATGGCGTAACCGCGCCGAATTCGTTTCCAGCCGCGAAGAAGCCAAGGCGTTTCTCACGCGCAAGTGGGCCAAGGAGTTGGACTATCGGCTGATCAAGGAGCTATGGGCCTTCACCGATAACCGCATCGCCGTGCGCTATGCCTATGAATGGCACGACGACTCGGGCAACTGGTTTCGTTCGTATGGCAATGAGAACTGGGAGTTCGACGAGAACGGCCTGATGGCCCACCGCTTTGCCTGCATCAACGATAGGCCGATCAAGGAAAGCGAACGCAGGTTCCACTGGCCGTTGGGCCGGCGCCCGGACGAACATCCGGGGCTGTCCGACCTGGGCCTGTAA
- a CDS encoding TetR/AcrR family transcriptional regulator — protein MNDMTRNETRDIILDVTEKLLYRHGIAATGMDFLVKTAGVSRKSIYRYFANKDELVMAALQRRDQRWMDWLRGEVERVDDSGERLLALFGALKTWFASADFRGCAFINTSGETGDPHDPVRLLAKAHKQKLFEYALELCQVHGTPEPERQAAQLLILIDGAITVALVMGDSTAADNAQCMARTLLGL, from the coding sequence ATGAACGACATGACCCGTAATGAAACGCGCGACATCATCCTCGACGTCACCGAAAAACTGCTCTATCGCCATGGCATCGCCGCCACTGGCATGGACTTTCTGGTGAAAACCGCCGGTGTGTCGCGCAAAAGTATCTACCGCTACTTCGCCAATAAAGACGAGTTGGTGATGGCCGCCCTGCAACGTCGCGATCAGCGCTGGATGGATTGGCTACGTGGCGAAGTGGAACGCGTCGACGACAGCGGCGAGCGCTTGCTGGCGCTGTTCGGCGCGCTGAAAACCTGGTTTGCCTCAGCGGACTTTCGCGGCTGCGCCTTTATCAATACCAGCGGTGAAACCGGCGACCCGCACGACCCGGTCCGCCTGCTGGCCAAGGCCCATAAACAGAAACTGTTCGAGTACGCGCTCGAACTGTGTCAAGTCCATGGCACCCCCGAGCCCGAACGGCAGGCCGCGCAACTGCTGATCCTGATCGATGGCGCCATTACCGTTGCCCTGGTGATGGGCGACTCAACCGCCGCCGATAACGCGCAATGCATGGCGCGAACCTTATTGGGGCTATGA
- the pssA gene encoding CDP-diacylglycerol--serine O-phosphatidyltransferase, with translation MPSFFKRSLLPKLRGFALTPDTLEVLSGADAYRRRLLELIPQATRRIYIVALYLQHDEAGQEIYDALHAAKAARPELDIVVVVDWLRAQRGLIGAGKQPGNSAWYQAMTQRHASEVPVYGVPVQTRELFGVLHLKGFVIDDSVLYSGASLNNVYLHKFDKYRFDRYHLIHSKPLADSMQHLVEHGLVASKAVHRLDLPNPPTTRSLRNDIGDLRSRLKHAAYDTTAGQLPNGQLSVSPLLGVGKNNPLSRVILELIAGAQHQLTICTPYFNLPLPVTREINRALARGVKIDIIVGDKTANDFYIPPSEPFKVIAALPYLYEISLRRFAKRHQPMIDKGQLNLHLWRDGDNTYHLKGMWVDERYTLLTGNNLNPRAFRLDLENALLIDDPQGQWLAPRRSELGQIFQHTTRIERYQQLETLPDYPEAVGKFLRRVSRVRIERLLYRIL, from the coding sequence ATGCCGTCGTTCTTCAAACGCTCCCTGTTGCCCAAACTACGTGGTTTTGCCCTCACGCCAGACACCCTTGAAGTGCTGTCCGGTGCTGACGCGTATCGTCGTCGCCTGCTGGAGCTCATCCCCCAGGCCACCCGCCGCATCTACATCGTTGCGCTGTATTTGCAGCACGACGAAGCGGGGCAGGAAATCTACGACGCGTTGCACGCCGCCAAGGCCGCGCGCCCGGAACTGGACATCGTGGTGGTGGTGGACTGGCTGCGCGCCCAGCGCGGGCTGATCGGTGCCGGCAAACAGCCGGGCAACAGCGCCTGGTACCAGGCCATGACCCAACGCCACGCCAGCGAAGTGCCGGTGTATGGGGTGCCGGTGCAAACCCGCGAACTGTTCGGGGTGCTGCACCTCAAGGGTTTTGTGATCGACGACAGCGTGCTTTACAGCGGCGCCAGCCTGAATAATGTGTACCTGCACAAGTTCGACAAATACCGCTTCGACCGGTACCACCTGATCCACAGCAAACCCTTGGCCGACTCGATGCAACACCTGGTGGAACACGGCCTGGTGGCGTCCAAGGCCGTGCACCGCCTGGACCTGCCGAACCCGCCGACTACCCGCAGCCTGCGCAACGACATCGGCGACCTGCGCAGCCGTCTCAAACACGCGGCCTATGACACCACGGCGGGGCAGTTGCCCAACGGCCAGCTGTCGGTCAGCCCGCTGCTCGGCGTGGGCAAGAACAACCCGCTGAGCCGGGTGATCCTGGAGCTGATTGCCGGCGCCCAGCATCAACTGACCATCTGCACACCGTACTTCAACCTGCCGCTGCCGGTGACCCGCGAGATCAACCGCGCCCTGGCGCGTGGCGTGAAGATCGACATCATCGTGGGCGACAAGACCGCCAACGACTTCTACATCCCACCCAGCGAGCCGTTCAAGGTCATCGCGGCCTTGCCTTACCTGTACGAAATCAGCCTGCGTCGCTTCGCCAAGCGCCATCAGCCGATGATCGACAAAGGCCAGCTCAACCTGCACCTGTGGCGCGACGGCGATAACACCTACCACCTCAAGGGCATGTGGGTCGATGAGCGCTACACCTTGCTGACCGGCAACAACCTCAACCCGCGTGCGTTCCGCCTCGACCTGGAAAACGCCTTGTTGATCGATGACCCGCAAGGGCAGTGGCTGGCGCCGCGCCGAAGTGAGCTGGGGCAGATTTTCCAGCACACCACGCGTATCGAGCGCTACCAGCAACTGGAGACGCTGCCGGATTACCCGGAGGCGGTCGGCAAATTCCTACGGCGTGTCAGCCGGGTGCGGATTGAACGTTTGCTCTATCGCATCTTGTAA
- the efeO gene encoding iron uptake system protein EfeO, giving the protein MKKSTLALSLLMTLSPLAAFAATTAPLDLVGPVSDYKIYVTEEIGELVTQTQAFTDAINQGDLATAKKLYAPTRVHYESIEPIAELFSDLDASIDSRVDDHEKGVTAEDFTGFHRIEYALFSQNSTKGLEALTAKLNTDVNDLKTRVDGLTFPPEKVVGGAAALLEEVAATKISGEEDRYSHTDLYDFQGNIDGAKKIVDLFRGQIGQQDKAFLAKVDKNFASVDKILAKYKTKDGGFQTYDKVKEADRKALVGPVNTLAEDLSMLRGKLGLN; this is encoded by the coding sequence ATGAAGAAGTCGACTCTCGCGTTGTCGTTGTTAATGACCCTTTCGCCCCTGGCCGCCTTCGCCGCCACCACGGCGCCGCTGGACCTGGTAGGCCCGGTGTCGGACTACAAGATCTACGTCACCGAAGAAATCGGTGAGCTGGTGACCCAGACCCAGGCCTTCACCGACGCCATCAACCAAGGCGACCTGGCCACCGCCAAAAAACTCTATGCGCCGACCCGTGTGCACTATGAGTCCATCGAACCGATCGCCGAGCTGTTCAGCGACCTCGACGCGTCCATCGACTCCCGCGTGGACGACCACGAAAAAGGCGTGACCGCCGAAGACTTCACCGGTTTCCACCGCATCGAATATGCGCTGTTTTCGCAGAACTCGACCAAAGGCCTGGAGGCGCTCACCGCCAAGCTCAACACCGATGTCAACGACCTCAAGACCCGCGTCGATGGCCTGACCTTCCCGCCGGAAAAAGTCGTGGGCGGTGCCGCCGCCCTGCTTGAAGAAGTCGCCGCCACCAAGATCTCCGGCGAAGAAGACCGCTACAGCCACACCGACCTGTACGACTTCCAGGGCAACATCGACGGCGCGAAGAAAATCGTCGACCTGTTCCGTGGCCAGATCGGGCAGCAAGACAAGGCTTTCCTGGCCAAGGTCGACAAGAACTTCGCCAGCGTCGACAAGATCCTGGCCAAGTACAAAACCAAGGACGGCGGGTTCCAGACCTATGACAAGGTCAAGGAAGCCGACCGTAAAGCCTTGGTCGGCCCGGTCAATACCCTGGCTGAAGACCTCTCGATGTTGCGTGGCAAGCTGGGCTTGAACTGA
- the efeB gene encoding iron uptake transporter deferrochelatase/peroxidase subunit: MSDSAHFSAQRRRVLLGMAATGAAIAGSSLACPAMAAAAEQVTTAPRSDKTQDHHDFFGQHQSGIVTPRPACGMLVAFDVLAGDRDDLERLFRTLNERISFLMTGGAVAQVDPKLPPTDSGILGPVVTPDNLTITVSVGESLFDERFGLGAVKPKRLSRMVGFPNDALEPTQCHGDLSVQFCSNTPDTNIHALRDIVKNLPDLLLVRWKQEGSVPPQAPAKPGTPAQSARNFLGFRDGSANPDSNDDKAMNQIVWVQPGSDEPAWAAHGSYQAVRIIRNFVERWDRTPLQEQESIIGRVKTTGAPMDGQQESQVPDYSQDPHGKLTKLDAHIRLANPRTPQTQANLILRRPFNYSNGVNKNGQLDMGLLFICYQADLEKGFISVQTRLNGEPLEEYLKPVGGGYFFSLPGVTGPKDFLGRTLLAAAHPQTTANT; encoded by the coding sequence ATGAGCGATTCAGCACACTTTTCAGCACAACGTCGCCGCGTCCTGCTGGGCATGGCCGCCACCGGCGCGGCGATTGCCGGCAGCAGCCTGGCCTGCCCGGCGATGGCCGCCGCCGCCGAGCAAGTCACCACGGCGCCACGCAGTGACAAGACCCAGGACCACCATGACTTTTTCGGCCAGCACCAAAGCGGCATCGTCACGCCGCGCCCGGCCTGCGGCATGCTCGTGGCGTTCGACGTGCTGGCCGGCGACCGCGACGACCTGGAGCGGCTGTTTCGCACCTTGAACGAGCGCATCAGCTTCTTGATGACCGGCGGCGCCGTGGCACAAGTCGACCCGAAACTGCCGCCCACCGACTCCGGGATTCTCGGCCCGGTGGTGACGCCGGACAACCTGACCATCACGGTTTCGGTCGGTGAATCGCTGTTCGATGAGCGCTTTGGCCTTGGCGCGGTGAAGCCCAAGCGCCTGAGCCGCATGGTGGGTTTTCCCAACGACGCGCTGGAGCCGACGCAGTGCCATGGCGACCTCAGCGTGCAGTTTTGCTCCAACACCCCCGACACCAATATCCATGCCCTGCGCGACATCGTGAAGAACCTGCCCGACCTGCTGCTGGTGCGCTGGAAGCAGGAAGGCAGCGTGCCGCCCCAGGCCCCTGCCAAACCCGGCACGCCTGCGCAGAGCGCGCGTAATTTCCTGGGGTTTCGTGACGGTTCGGCCAACCCCGACTCCAACGACGACAAGGCGATGAACCAGATTGTGTGGGTACAGCCGGGCAGCGACGAGCCAGCCTGGGCGGCTCATGGCAGCTATCAGGCGGTGCGCATCATCCGCAACTTCGTCGAGCGCTGGGACCGCACGCCCCTGCAAGAACAGGAAAGCATCATCGGTCGGGTCAAGACCACCGGCGCACCCATGGATGGCCAGCAAGAAAGCCAGGTGCCCGACTACAGCCAGGACCCGCACGGCAAGTTGACCAAGCTCGACGCGCATATCCGCCTGGCCAACCCGCGTACCCCGCAGACCCAGGCCAACCTGATCCTGCGGCGGCCGTTCAACTACTCCAACGGCGTCAATAAAAACGGTCAGCTCGACATGGGGCTGTTGTTCATCTGCTACCAGGCTGACCTGGAGAAAGGCTTTATCAGCGTGCAGACCCGGCTCAACGGCGAGCCCCTGGAGGAGTACCTCAAGCCGGTGGGCGGCGGGTACTTTTTCAGCCTGCCGGGGGTCACCGGGCCCAAGGATTTTCTTGGACGCACACTGCTTGCGGCCGCGCACCCTCAAACCACTGCCAATACCTAA
- the efeO gene encoding iron uptake system protein EfeO, which produces MSSPTPQPASPPRALRWAVAGSVVVMIAAGGLFYYASQMAAAKRQANGNEIAVTIHGHACEPNALTVPAGRASFRIINRSDRAVEWEILDGVLVVEERENIAPGLSQVINANLLPGDYAITCGLLSNPRGTLHVTPTAQSDAQAKAKPSMVAFIGPLSEFRVYLSSQGNALIKATTALQQAIEAGDLAQAQAAYVPAREAYQRLAPASQRLAELDNAINARADYFEKREQDPAFSGLHRLEYSLFQQRSLAGLAPVAQRLVTDVSGLKQQLLAQSLPPEQLVSIVVRNLNSLADVRAISGEEERYSHIDLNGFAANLQAAHKVVELMRPLLAKSAADLLPKVDSALAAFDAELAGFKVNNTYRTYDSVTADQRQQIADKAKALAVALDGIDPALGLSGLQ; this is translated from the coding sequence TTGTCCAGCCCAACGCCTCAACCTGCCTCGCCACCCCGCGCCCTGCGCTGGGCGGTGGCCGGCTCGGTGGTCGTGATGATCGCCGCCGGTGGCCTGTTCTACTACGCCTCGCAGATGGCCGCCGCCAAGCGCCAGGCCAACGGCAATGAAATTGCCGTGACCATCCACGGCCACGCCTGCGAGCCCAACGCACTGACCGTTCCGGCCGGGCGCGCGAGCTTTCGTATCATCAACCGCTCCGACCGTGCCGTGGAATGGGAAATTCTCGACGGCGTGCTGGTGGTCGAGGAGCGCGAAAACATCGCCCCCGGCCTTAGCCAGGTTATCAACGCCAACCTGTTGCCCGGCGACTATGCCATCACCTGCGGCCTGCTGAGCAACCCGCGTGGCACTTTGCATGTGACGCCCACGGCGCAGTCCGACGCCCAGGCCAAGGCCAAGCCGTCGATGGTGGCGTTTATCGGCCCGCTGTCGGAGTTCCGCGTGTACCTGAGCAGCCAGGGCAATGCGCTTATAAAGGCCACGACGGCGCTGCAACAGGCGATCGAGGCCGGTGACCTGGCCCAGGCGCAGGCGGCGTATGTACCAGCCCGTGAGGCTTATCAACGGCTGGCGCCGGCGTCGCAACGCCTGGCGGAACTGGACAACGCCATCAACGCCCGCGCCGATTATTTTGAAAAACGCGAACAGGACCCGGCGTTCAGTGGCTTGCATCGCCTCGAATACAGCCTGTTCCAGCAACGCAGCCTCGCTGGCCTGGCCCCGGTGGCGCAGCGCCTGGTGACCGACGTCAGCGGCCTCAAACAACAACTGCTGGCCCAGTCGCTGCCGCCGGAGCAACTGGTGAGCATCGTGGTGCGCAACCTCAACAGCCTGGCGGATGTGCGCGCCATCAGTGGTGAGGAAGAGCGCTACAGCCACATCGACCTGAACGGTTTCGCCGCCAACCTGCAAGCCGCGCACAAGGTGGTCGAGTTGATGCGCCCGCTGCTGGCCAAGTCTGCCGCTGACCTGCTCCCCAAAGTCGACAGTGCCCTCGCCGCGTTCGATGCCGAACTCGCAGGCTTTAAGGTCAATAACACTTACCGCACGTACGACAGCGTTACCGCCGATCAGCGTCAGCAGATCGCCGACAAGGCCAAGGCTCTGGCCGTTGCACTCGATGGAATCGACCCCGCCCTTGGCCTTTCCGGCCTGCAGTGA
- the efeU gene encoding iron uptake transporter permease EfeU, giving the protein MLVPFLIMLREGIEAALIVGIIASYLQQTGRGQWMPAVWIGVFLAAALALLVGGGLEWVSAEFPQKQQELFEGIVGLVAVGILSSMVFWMRKVARSIKHALHASLDQALTGSRHQVTALILMVFFAVAREGLETVFFLLAVFQQSEGPGAPMGALLGLVLAIVVGWLIYTGSMRLNLGAFFRWTGLFILVVAAGILANSVQALHEAGVWNHWQTVLFDFSAVLPMDSPLGSVLAGMFGYQEAPTVSTLGAYLIYLVVALVMFFLPATPAKPAATPSSVSSQ; this is encoded by the coding sequence ATGCTTGTCCCCTTTCTCATCATGCTGCGCGAAGGCATTGAAGCCGCATTGATCGTCGGCATCATCGCCAGTTACCTGCAACAGACAGGCCGCGGCCAGTGGATGCCCGCCGTGTGGATTGGGGTGTTCCTCGCCGCTGCGCTGGCCTTGCTGGTGGGCGGCGGCCTGGAATGGGTCAGCGCGGAGTTCCCGCAGAAACAACAGGAGCTGTTCGAAGGCATCGTCGGCCTGGTTGCCGTGGGTATCCTCAGCTCCATGGTGTTCTGGATGCGCAAGGTTGCGCGCTCCATCAAGCATGCGTTGCACGCCTCCCTTGATCAGGCGTTGACCGGCTCCAGGCACCAGGTCACCGCACTGATCCTGATGGTGTTTTTCGCCGTGGCCCGCGAAGGCCTGGAAACCGTGTTTTTCCTGCTGGCGGTGTTCCAGCAGAGCGAAGGCCCCGGCGCGCCGATGGGCGCCCTGCTCGGCCTGGTGTTGGCGATTGTCGTCGGCTGGCTGATTTACACCGGCAGCATGCGCCTGAACCTGGGTGCGTTTTTCCGCTGGACCGGCCTGTTCATCCTGGTGGTCGCGGCCGGCATCCTCGCCAACTCGGTGCAGGCTCTGCACGAGGCCGGGGTGTGGAACCATTGGCAAACCGTACTCTTCGATTTCAGCGCTGTATTGCCGATGGACAGCCCATTGGGTTCGGTGCTGGCCGGCATGTTCGGCTATCAGGAAGCGCCGACCGTCAGCACCCTGGGCGCCTACCTGATTTACCTGGTGGTGGCGCTGGTGATGTTTTTCCTGCCAGCCACGCCGGCCAAGCCTGCCGCCACCCCCTCCTCCGTTTCCAGCCAGTAA
- a CDS encoding AraC family transcriptional regulator: MAEKDTISIHLVREALSQSCAPGAATVEALSKVGIDPALLQEPAARVPATAYARLWRLLARRCDDEFFGMDPRRLKSGSLAFLCRAAIAQPTLAAGLETGLGFLSLMLERLPAQLVRQQSLAEIVLLEPDAEPNRAFTYFTYWMIVHGVACWLAGRRIPILAIELRCPPPDYCDDYRVMFSDNLRFNRPRTRMIVSADCLDLPIKRSPQELQRFLAHAPANILVKYRDPDSLATRIKHDLRQMPPDTWPETDGLAAAHCISASTLRRRLAEEGQTYQGLKDSVRKELAIVWLAEPQISFAEIAERLGFADTSSFYKAFRKWSGSNPGHYRSLILNDAM; this comes from the coding sequence ATGGCGGAAAAAGACACCATCTCCATCCACCTCGTGCGCGAGGCCTTGTCGCAGAGTTGCGCGCCGGGGGCGGCCACCGTCGAGGCCCTGAGCAAAGTCGGGATCGACCCGGCGCTGCTGCAAGAGCCCGCCGCCCGTGTACCGGCCACGGCCTATGCACGCCTGTGGCGCTTGCTGGCAAGGCGTTGCGACGATGAGTTCTTCGGCATGGACCCGCGCAGGCTCAAGTCCGGTAGCCTGGCGTTTCTCTGCCGGGCGGCCATCGCGCAACCGACCCTGGCGGCCGGCCTGGAAACCGGTTTGGGGTTTCTCTCACTGATGCTGGAGCGCCTGCCCGCCCAATTGGTGCGCCAACAGAGTCTGGCGGAAATCGTGCTGCTGGAACCGGATGCCGAGCCCAATCGCGCCTTCACCTACTTCACCTATTGGATGATTGTCCACGGTGTTGCCTGTTGGCTGGCGGGGCGGCGCATCCCCATCCTGGCCATCGAGTTGCGCTGCCCGCCGCCGGATTATTGTGATGACTACCGGGTGATGTTTTCCGACAACCTGCGCTTTAACCGGCCACGCACGCGCATGATCGTCTCCGCCGATTGCCTCGACCTGCCGATCAAGCGCAGCCCGCAAGAACTGCAACGTTTCCTGGCCCACGCGCCGGCCAACATCCTGGTCAAATACCGCGACCCCGACAGCCTGGCCACCCGCATCAAGCACGACCTGCGCCAAATGCCGCCCGACACCTGGCCGGAAACCGATGGCCTGGCGGCGGCCCACTGTATCTCCGCCTCGACCCTGCGGCGGCGCCTGGCCGAAGAAGGGCAGACGTATCAGGGGTTGAAGGACAGCGTGCGCAAGGAACTGGCGATTGTGTGGCTGGCCGAACCGCAGATCAGCTTTGCCGAGATTGCAGAGCGGCTGGGGTTTGCCGATACCAGTTCGTTTTATAAGGCGTTTCGCAAGTGGAGTGGGTCGAATCCGGGGCATTATCGGAGTTTGATTCTTAACGATGCTATGTAG